One window from the genome of Trichoplusia ni isolate ovarian cell line Hi5 chromosome 13, tn1, whole genome shotgun sequence encodes:
- the LOC113500125 gene encoding uncharacterized protein LOC113500125 isoform X2, with amino-acid sequence MLLQQASSSPGPSGTASPKLAPSPRPNPSPSFSTRATGSPSLSDGASSSNSSKLGANSPKLGASPKYGSPRLGTGSPKLGRGALEDEAALERLQAELKEGWTVHTGRDGRLYYCNHITRTASWLPPAESWPAGKEGSASGSEQDEEELPYGWEQALDCHGKPYYINHVNKTTTYVAPEGCSCESPPAPRDVVLERDPELGFGFVAGSERPVLVRFVTDNSPSVGKLEPGDQILCVNGEDVSHAAREHVISAVRACTERVTLRVCQPARSGNPARRSALLSAAKRARLRARPPRVRFADSVQLNGAPMYPPSAFSLGDLCLPPMANVLKVFLENGQTKSFKYDTTTTVADVVTSLKDKLCITAEEHFSLVVEHVKSLRRNKLTLLDPKESLARIAARPGSYKMRCLFRIVFMPTSAAELAQRDLAALDYLYMQCCNDVAQERFAPELQPDVALRLAALHMHQHALANNMSPAKLTVKAVEREFGLERFVPSGLLESMKRKELRRLIAHFLKLNSQMTGSQRQLTQLQAKLHYLDIVAGLPSYGAKCFSSSRPERVLLVSPRFGLSQIVGRSNSVPQPIASLEEVEGIRVKRDWSSGGADVAIFLQRDRVLALLMDERDAAEMPLIIAGYYRLVTGQDLNVEQEREPLTEDIAPPYLSQHNVVPAKWSYLHYDDPTTITKKHFAIFSMPPPYHSTPDQTKSLDTNMNTNINNRNHSNNSSPLIGYDSKSGLLGHDVHFEKCKRNEEFRLFDPNDACYLDDGMGFDLQSVLSMELLENANNPRLVEAKNEEVLRRVAEMQKLVENSEQYLTENSDYDAYHENLRDELVGKETCVDNVESDTESNTSRMSSADDAPGILKHSDSLLLLTETINQGLNGLSVPENGKDNNSLTTRQSQGLSAILNNCGLTDALIALNTDMCHSESDNDSLYTPTSSPIRKHSIKSATKGVRTSFGLVSPDATQDNKEPNLKEYLKQLREKSSKEEARPTEYPFFYQESVVDNDAELIDLTLIPPPQTPDELDSATQVPQILPIVPPSFADDKVNSQENLANAPKKNALEEFIANVTIQPPTVKVTPAIELTPEEIMSYIIPPPPASNSSTLDREQVSYANHSQILEAKKEQANSEAKPSNGDVVKGTLSVSEIRNMFAAKSLSDARNSLLLKDKERSKTAQAKSDSPKGKRKSVSSSDKQSNGTAHVIEYPTVERKGMFSCCSKEKNKSEENSDEGEKADAQIQNSDSIPDVCEIRPPPRRKGSDCRKAPERPPKTPPTPAPRPRSNSFTCLNNELTAVEITNNHFSTLNNRKLNYKVICDINEQSMQNPPQLPPRLENKVLSPPPPILLPPKKPPLPPVPSIEVLRMKNAQKQSPLRNPEQRLASIGSPHFQRNLNTLGNLELENRLTEEETQNIRSTPNYSSMTLQSRHVRSNSETKNTILKNNTALSLCSPQMNRRFSNRPDLLNGAPGERVFSPPLSERQSFRRDSASPTPKVQNHVRFKDEVVDDIPTPPSPPTVKFPDFQAGNNGHVSIENLLCKTEVAVDGLLQRLHQVAQKCSHQHAHGGGEDIDEAKFQRARSELTSCAVTLVGASRALVGALGGSQGGTAATALADCLTPLRRLSDLAQALGRHTSAPLQTRNLVLRVHDVTAAFKELAGAEMAQIIHEHNTKKSQGPGHETNSTLEGQLALRAECLANVLATLLRSLRVFSP; translated from the exons TCACATCACACGGACCGCAAGCTGGCTTCCTCCTGCCGAGAGCTGGCCTGCAGGCAAGGAGGGCAGCGCCAGCGGCAGCGAGCAGGACGAAGAGGAGCTGCCTTACGGATGGGAGCAGGCGCTGGACTGCCATGGAAAACCTTATTACATCAA CCATGTCAACAAGACTACGACGTACGTGGCTCCTGAAGGCTGTTCGTGCGAGTCTCCCCCGGCGCCGCGCGACGTGGTGCTGGAGAGAGACCCGGAACTCGGCTTCGGGTTCGTGGCGGGATCCGAGAGACCCGTGCTCGTGCGGTTCGTGACCGATAACTCGCCCAGTGTTGGGAAG CTGGAACCAGGTGACCAGATCCTATGCGTCAACGGCGAGGATGTCAGCCACGCGGCTCGTGAGCACGTCATTTCCGCCGTGCGAGCTTGCACGGAGCGCGTGACCCTGAGGGTCTGCCAGCCGGCCAGGAGCGGCAACCCAGCCAGACGATCAGCCCTGCTGTCAGCAGCGAAGAGGGCCAGGCTGAGGGCAAGACCACCGAGGGTTAGGTTTGCTGATTCAGTACAGCTGAACGGTGCGCCTATGTATCCA cCCTCAGCATTCTCCCTCGGCGACCTCTGCTTACCACCGATGGCAAATGTCTTAAAAGTGTTCCTGGAGAATGGTCAGACGAAATCTTTTAAATACGACACCACCACCACGGTAGCTGACGTGGTGACGAGCCTCAAGGACAAGCTCTGCATCACCGCCGAAGAACACTTCAGTCTGGTGGTAGAACACGTCAAGAGTTTGAGGAGAAACAAACTGACGCTGTTGGACCCCAAGGAGTCGTTAGCCAGG ATTGCAGCGAGACCTGGGTCGTATAAAATGCGGTGCCTGTTCCGTATAGTCTTCATGCCGACTTCTGCAGCTGAGCTGGCACAGAGGGATCTTGCTGCACTGGACTACTTGTATATGCAGTGCTGTAATGATGTGGCGCAAGAGAGGTTCGCGCCGGAGCTCCAACCTGACGTGGCGTTGAGGCTCGCAGCCTTGCATATGCATCAACACGCGCTGGCGAATAATATGTCTCCGGCTAAATTAACTGTGAAGGCGGTTGA GAGAGAGTTCGGTCTGGAGCGGTTTGTCCCCAGCGGCTTGCTGGAGAGCATGAAGCGCAAGGAGCTGCGCCGACTGATCGCGCACTTCCTGAAGCTGAACTCACAGATGACCGGCAGCCAGAGGCAGCTGACGCAGTTACAG GCTAAGCTTCACTACCTGGACATAGTGGCGGGGCTGCCGAGCTACGGCGCGAAGTGCTTCAGCAGCAGCCGGCCGGAGCGCGTGCTGCTCGTGTCGCCGCGCTTCGGACTCAGTCAGATCGTTGGCAGGAGTAACTCTGTT CCCCAGCCTATCGCCTCCCTAGAGGAGGTGGAGGGTATCAGAGTGAAGCGCGACTGGTCTAGCGGCGGCGCGGACGTGGCCATCTTCCTGCAGCGGGACCGCGTGCTCGCGCTGCTCATGGACGAGCGGGACGCGGCCGAGATGCCGCTCATCATTGCTGG GTATTATCGCCTCGTGACAGGACAAGACCTTAATGTCGAACAAGAAAGAGAACCTCTCACAGAAGACATAG CTCCACCATACTTGTCTCAACACAATGTGGTGCCAGCTAAATGGAGTTACCTCCACTACGACGATCCGACGACAATTACAAAGAAACATTTTGCGATATTCAGCATGCCGCCTCCCTACCACTCCACACCCGACCAGACCAAGTCTCTGGACACCAACATGAACACCAACATCAACAATAGGAACCACAGCAACAACTCCAGCCCTCTAATAGGTTATGATTCTAAATCTGGCCTTCTTGGCCACGATGTTCACTTCGAAAAATGTAAAAGGAACGAGGAATTTAGGCTGTTTGATCCTAATGACGCGTGCTACCTCGACGACGGCATGGGCTTCGACCTTCAAAGCGTTCTGTCGATGGAACTCTTAGAGAATGCGAACAACCCAAGGCTAGTCGAGGCTAAAAATGAAGAAGTTCTAAGAAGAGTCGCAGAAATGCAGAAGTTAGTTGAAAACTCTGAACAATATTTGACTGAGAATTCCGATTATGATGCTTATCATGAGAATTTAAGGGATGAGTTGGTCGGAAAAGAAACTTGTGTAGATAATGTGGAAAGTGATACAGAATCAAATACCAGTCGGATGTCGTCAGCAGATGACGCGCCTGGTATATTGAAACACAGTGATTCTTTGCTTCTACTTACAGAAACAATTAATCAAGGGTTAAACGGATTGAGCGTACCAGAGAATGGGAAAGACAATAATAGCTTAACTACTCGTCAGTCTCAAGGGCTGAGCGCTATACTTAATAATTGTGGACTGACAGATGCCTTGATAGCTTTGAACACGGATATGTGCCACTCAGAGAGTGACAATGATTCGCTTTACACACCTACTAGTAGCCCAATTCGTAAACATTCAATCAAATCTGCGACCAAAGGGGTCAGAACGAGTTTTGGATTAGTGAGCCCTGATGCAACGCAAGACAATAAAGAACCAAACCTTAAGGAATATTTAAAGCAACTTAGAGAGAAGAGTAGTAAAGAGGAAGCGAGACCGACTGAATATCCTTTCTTTTACCAAGAAAGTGTAGTTGATAATGATGCTGAGCTTATAGATTTAACTTTGATACCTCCCCCACAAACTCCCGATGAACTAGATAGTGCTACGCAAGTGCCTCAAATATTACCTATTGTTCCGCCATCGTTTGCTGATGACAAAGTTAATTCACAAGAAAACTTAGCTAACGCACCAAAAAAGAATGCACTTGAAGAATTCATAGCTAATGTTACGATTCAACCACCAACTGTAAAAGTCACACCAGCCATAGAATTAACTCCAGAAGAAATAATGTCATATATCATACCACCGCCACCAGCTTCAAACTCATCAACATTAGATAGAGAACAAGTAAGCTATGCTAATCATAGTCAAATACTTGAAGCTAAGAAAGAACAAGCGAACAGCGAAGCAAAACCTTCAAATGGGGACGTTGTAAAGGGCACATTAAGCGTCAGTGAGATTAGAAATATGTTTGCAGCAAAAAGTCTTAGTGATGCCAGAAATAGTTTGCTCttaaaagataaagaaagaAGTAAAACAGCGCAAGCAAAATCAGACTCGCCAAAAGGGAAAAGAAAAAGTGTATCATCTAGTGATAAGCAGTCAAATGGCACTGCACATGTCATAGAATACCCGACTGTTGAAAGAAAGGGCATGTTCTCATGTTgcagtaaagaaaaaaataagtctgAAGAAAATTCAGATGAAGGTGAAAAAGCAGACGCACAAATACAAAACTCGGACTCAATACCCGACGTATGTGAAATCAGACCACCGCCGCGTAGAAAAGGATCAGATTGCAGAAAAGCTCCTGAAAGACCACCTAAAACTCCACCAACTCCCGCACCGAGACCTCGATCAAACTCCTTTACCTGCCTCAACAACGAACTGACAGCAGTTGAAATAACGAACAATCACTTCAGTACATTGAATAATAGAAAGTTAAATTACAAAGTCATTTGTGATATAAACGAGCAAAGTATGCAGAATCCACCTCAGTTACCTCCGAGATTGGAGAACAAGGTCCTATCACCACCTCCACCGATATTACTACCACCTAAGAAGCCGCCTCTACCGCCGGTCCCGAGCATTGAGGTACTAAGAATGAAGAATGCCCAGAAACAATCACCGTTACGAAACCCGGAACAACGCTTAGCAAGTATTGGATCGCCACACTTTCAAAGAAACCTGAACACCTTGGGGAACCTGGAGCTAGAAAACCGGCTGACAGAAGAAGAGACACAAAACATTAGATCAACTCCGAACTACAGTTCGATGACTTTACAGAGTCGCCATGTGAGATCAAACTCTGAAACGAAGAACACAATATTAAAGAACAACACAGCACTTTCTCTCTGTTCGCCCCAAATGAACAGGAGGTTTAGCAACAGGCCTGATTTGCTGAACGGTGCACCTGGTGAGCGAGTGTTCAGTCCACCACTGTCGGAGCGGCAGTCGTTTCGGCGTGATAGTGCAAGCCCGACCCCAAAGGTTCAAAACCACGTGAGGTTCAAAGATGAAGTTGTGGATGATATTCCAACACCACCATCGCCACCCACGGTAAAGTTCCCGGATTTTCAGGCAGGAAATAATGGGCACGTGTCCATAGAGAACCTGTTGTGCAAGACTGAGGTGGCGGTGGATGGGTTACTGCAGCGGTTACATCAGGTCGCACAGAAGTGCTCGCATCAGCATGCTCACGGCGGCGGCGAAGATATCGATGAAGCTAAGTTTCAG CGTGCTCGCAGCGAGCTGACGTCATGCGCGGTGACGCTGGTGGGCGCATCGCGAGCGCTGGTGGGGGCCCTCGGGGGCTCGCAGGGGGGCACGGCCGCCACTGCACTCGCGGACTGCCTCACGCCGCTCAGGAGACTGTCCGATTTGGCACAG GCTCTCGGCAGGCACACATCAGCGCCGCTACAAACAAGAAACTTGGTCCTTCGAGTCCACGATGTGACTGCAGCCTTCAAAGAGTTAGCCGGAGCTGAAATGGCACAAATTATTCACGAACATAACACGAAGAAGTCACAAGGACCGGGACATGAGACCAATTCTACCCTGGAAGGTCAACTGGCCCTTCGAGCCGAATGCCTTGCGAATGTCCTGGCTACCTTGTTACGAAGTCTCAGAGTATTTTCTCCATAA
- the LOC113500125 gene encoding uncharacterized protein LOC113500125 isoform X1, translating to MLLQQASSSPGPSGTASPKLAPSPRPNPSPSFSTRATGSPSLSDGASSSNSSKLGANSPKLGASPKYGSPRLGTGSPKLGRGALEDEAALERLQAELKEGWTVHTGRDGRLYYCNHITRTASWLPPAESWPAGKEGSASGSEQDEEELPYGWEQALDCHGKPYYINHVNKTTTYVAPEGCSCESPPAPRDVVLERDPELGFGFVAGSERPVLVRFVTDNSPSVGKLEPGDQILCVNGEDVSHAAREHVISAVRACTERVTLRVCQPARSGNPARRSALLSAAKRARLRARPPRVRFADSVQLNGAPMYPPSAFSLGDLCLPPMANVLKVFLENGQTKSFKYDTTTTVADVVTSLKDKLCITAEEHFSLVVEHVKSLRRNKLTLLDPKESLARVISWIAARPGSYKMRCLFRIVFMPTSAAELAQRDLAALDYLYMQCCNDVAQERFAPELQPDVALRLAALHMHQHALANNMSPAKLTVKAVEREFGLERFVPSGLLESMKRKELRRLIAHFLKLNSQMTGSQRQLTQLQAKLHYLDIVAGLPSYGAKCFSSSRPERVLLVSPRFGLSQIVGRSNSVPQPIASLEEVEGIRVKRDWSSGGADVAIFLQRDRVLALLMDERDAAEMPLIIAGYYRLVTGQDLNVEQEREPLTEDIAPPYLSQHNVVPAKWSYLHYDDPTTITKKHFAIFSMPPPYHSTPDQTKSLDTNMNTNINNRNHSNNSSPLIGYDSKSGLLGHDVHFEKCKRNEEFRLFDPNDACYLDDGMGFDLQSVLSMELLENANNPRLVEAKNEEVLRRVAEMQKLVENSEQYLTENSDYDAYHENLRDELVGKETCVDNVESDTESNTSRMSSADDAPGILKHSDSLLLLTETINQGLNGLSVPENGKDNNSLTTRQSQGLSAILNNCGLTDALIALNTDMCHSESDNDSLYTPTSSPIRKHSIKSATKGVRTSFGLVSPDATQDNKEPNLKEYLKQLREKSSKEEARPTEYPFFYQESVVDNDAELIDLTLIPPPQTPDELDSATQVPQILPIVPPSFADDKVNSQENLANAPKKNALEEFIANVTIQPPTVKVTPAIELTPEEIMSYIIPPPPASNSSTLDREQVSYANHSQILEAKKEQANSEAKPSNGDVVKGTLSVSEIRNMFAAKSLSDARNSLLLKDKERSKTAQAKSDSPKGKRKSVSSSDKQSNGTAHVIEYPTVERKGMFSCCSKEKNKSEENSDEGEKADAQIQNSDSIPDVCEIRPPPRRKGSDCRKAPERPPKTPPTPAPRPRSNSFTCLNNELTAVEITNNHFSTLNNRKLNYKVICDINEQSMQNPPQLPPRLENKVLSPPPPILLPPKKPPLPPVPSIEVLRMKNAQKQSPLRNPEQRLASIGSPHFQRNLNTLGNLELENRLTEEETQNIRSTPNYSSMTLQSRHVRSNSETKNTILKNNTALSLCSPQMNRRFSNRPDLLNGAPGERVFSPPLSERQSFRRDSASPTPKVQNHVRFKDEVVDDIPTPPSPPTVKFPDFQAGNNGHVSIENLLCKTEVAVDGLLQRLHQVAQKCSHQHAHGGGEDIDEAKFQRARSELTSCAVTLVGASRALVGALGGSQGGTAATALADCLTPLRRLSDLAQALGRHTSAPLQTRNLVLRVHDVTAAFKELAGAEMAQIIHEHNTKKSQGPGHETNSTLEGQLALRAECLANVLATLLRSLRVFSP from the exons TCACATCACACGGACCGCAAGCTGGCTTCCTCCTGCCGAGAGCTGGCCTGCAGGCAAGGAGGGCAGCGCCAGCGGCAGCGAGCAGGACGAAGAGGAGCTGCCTTACGGATGGGAGCAGGCGCTGGACTGCCATGGAAAACCTTATTACATCAA CCATGTCAACAAGACTACGACGTACGTGGCTCCTGAAGGCTGTTCGTGCGAGTCTCCCCCGGCGCCGCGCGACGTGGTGCTGGAGAGAGACCCGGAACTCGGCTTCGGGTTCGTGGCGGGATCCGAGAGACCCGTGCTCGTGCGGTTCGTGACCGATAACTCGCCCAGTGTTGGGAAG CTGGAACCAGGTGACCAGATCCTATGCGTCAACGGCGAGGATGTCAGCCACGCGGCTCGTGAGCACGTCATTTCCGCCGTGCGAGCTTGCACGGAGCGCGTGACCCTGAGGGTCTGCCAGCCGGCCAGGAGCGGCAACCCAGCCAGACGATCAGCCCTGCTGTCAGCAGCGAAGAGGGCCAGGCTGAGGGCAAGACCACCGAGGGTTAGGTTTGCTGATTCAGTACAGCTGAACGGTGCGCCTATGTATCCA cCCTCAGCATTCTCCCTCGGCGACCTCTGCTTACCACCGATGGCAAATGTCTTAAAAGTGTTCCTGGAGAATGGTCAGACGAAATCTTTTAAATACGACACCACCACCACGGTAGCTGACGTGGTGACGAGCCTCAAGGACAAGCTCTGCATCACCGCCGAAGAACACTTCAGTCTGGTGGTAGAACACGTCAAGAGTTTGAGGAGAAACAAACTGACGCTGTTGGACCCCAAGGAGTCGTTAGCCAGG GTAATCAGCTGG ATTGCAGCGAGACCTGGGTCGTATAAAATGCGGTGCCTGTTCCGTATAGTCTTCATGCCGACTTCTGCAGCTGAGCTGGCACAGAGGGATCTTGCTGCACTGGACTACTTGTATATGCAGTGCTGTAATGATGTGGCGCAAGAGAGGTTCGCGCCGGAGCTCCAACCTGACGTGGCGTTGAGGCTCGCAGCCTTGCATATGCATCAACACGCGCTGGCGAATAATATGTCTCCGGCTAAATTAACTGTGAAGGCGGTTGA GAGAGAGTTCGGTCTGGAGCGGTTTGTCCCCAGCGGCTTGCTGGAGAGCATGAAGCGCAAGGAGCTGCGCCGACTGATCGCGCACTTCCTGAAGCTGAACTCACAGATGACCGGCAGCCAGAGGCAGCTGACGCAGTTACAG GCTAAGCTTCACTACCTGGACATAGTGGCGGGGCTGCCGAGCTACGGCGCGAAGTGCTTCAGCAGCAGCCGGCCGGAGCGCGTGCTGCTCGTGTCGCCGCGCTTCGGACTCAGTCAGATCGTTGGCAGGAGTAACTCTGTT CCCCAGCCTATCGCCTCCCTAGAGGAGGTGGAGGGTATCAGAGTGAAGCGCGACTGGTCTAGCGGCGGCGCGGACGTGGCCATCTTCCTGCAGCGGGACCGCGTGCTCGCGCTGCTCATGGACGAGCGGGACGCGGCCGAGATGCCGCTCATCATTGCTGG GTATTATCGCCTCGTGACAGGACAAGACCTTAATGTCGAACAAGAAAGAGAACCTCTCACAGAAGACATAG CTCCACCATACTTGTCTCAACACAATGTGGTGCCAGCTAAATGGAGTTACCTCCACTACGACGATCCGACGACAATTACAAAGAAACATTTTGCGATATTCAGCATGCCGCCTCCCTACCACTCCACACCCGACCAGACCAAGTCTCTGGACACCAACATGAACACCAACATCAACAATAGGAACCACAGCAACAACTCCAGCCCTCTAATAGGTTATGATTCTAAATCTGGCCTTCTTGGCCACGATGTTCACTTCGAAAAATGTAAAAGGAACGAGGAATTTAGGCTGTTTGATCCTAATGACGCGTGCTACCTCGACGACGGCATGGGCTTCGACCTTCAAAGCGTTCTGTCGATGGAACTCTTAGAGAATGCGAACAACCCAAGGCTAGTCGAGGCTAAAAATGAAGAAGTTCTAAGAAGAGTCGCAGAAATGCAGAAGTTAGTTGAAAACTCTGAACAATATTTGACTGAGAATTCCGATTATGATGCTTATCATGAGAATTTAAGGGATGAGTTGGTCGGAAAAGAAACTTGTGTAGATAATGTGGAAAGTGATACAGAATCAAATACCAGTCGGATGTCGTCAGCAGATGACGCGCCTGGTATATTGAAACACAGTGATTCTTTGCTTCTACTTACAGAAACAATTAATCAAGGGTTAAACGGATTGAGCGTACCAGAGAATGGGAAAGACAATAATAGCTTAACTACTCGTCAGTCTCAAGGGCTGAGCGCTATACTTAATAATTGTGGACTGACAGATGCCTTGATAGCTTTGAACACGGATATGTGCCACTCAGAGAGTGACAATGATTCGCTTTACACACCTACTAGTAGCCCAATTCGTAAACATTCAATCAAATCTGCGACCAAAGGGGTCAGAACGAGTTTTGGATTAGTGAGCCCTGATGCAACGCAAGACAATAAAGAACCAAACCTTAAGGAATATTTAAAGCAACTTAGAGAGAAGAGTAGTAAAGAGGAAGCGAGACCGACTGAATATCCTTTCTTTTACCAAGAAAGTGTAGTTGATAATGATGCTGAGCTTATAGATTTAACTTTGATACCTCCCCCACAAACTCCCGATGAACTAGATAGTGCTACGCAAGTGCCTCAAATATTACCTATTGTTCCGCCATCGTTTGCTGATGACAAAGTTAATTCACAAGAAAACTTAGCTAACGCACCAAAAAAGAATGCACTTGAAGAATTCATAGCTAATGTTACGATTCAACCACCAACTGTAAAAGTCACACCAGCCATAGAATTAACTCCAGAAGAAATAATGTCATATATCATACCACCGCCACCAGCTTCAAACTCATCAACATTAGATAGAGAACAAGTAAGCTATGCTAATCATAGTCAAATACTTGAAGCTAAGAAAGAACAAGCGAACAGCGAAGCAAAACCTTCAAATGGGGACGTTGTAAAGGGCACATTAAGCGTCAGTGAGATTAGAAATATGTTTGCAGCAAAAAGTCTTAGTGATGCCAGAAATAGTTTGCTCttaaaagataaagaaagaAGTAAAACAGCGCAAGCAAAATCAGACTCGCCAAAAGGGAAAAGAAAAAGTGTATCATCTAGTGATAAGCAGTCAAATGGCACTGCACATGTCATAGAATACCCGACTGTTGAAAGAAAGGGCATGTTCTCATGTTgcagtaaagaaaaaaataagtctgAAGAAAATTCAGATGAAGGTGAAAAAGCAGACGCACAAATACAAAACTCGGACTCAATACCCGACGTATGTGAAATCAGACCACCGCCGCGTAGAAAAGGATCAGATTGCAGAAAAGCTCCTGAAAGACCACCTAAAACTCCACCAACTCCCGCACCGAGACCTCGATCAAACTCCTTTACCTGCCTCAACAACGAACTGACAGCAGTTGAAATAACGAACAATCACTTCAGTACATTGAATAATAGAAAGTTAAATTACAAAGTCATTTGTGATATAAACGAGCAAAGTATGCAGAATCCACCTCAGTTACCTCCGAGATTGGAGAACAAGGTCCTATCACCACCTCCACCGATATTACTACCACCTAAGAAGCCGCCTCTACCGCCGGTCCCGAGCATTGAGGTACTAAGAATGAAGAATGCCCAGAAACAATCACCGTTACGAAACCCGGAACAACGCTTAGCAAGTATTGGATCGCCACACTTTCAAAGAAACCTGAACACCTTGGGGAACCTGGAGCTAGAAAACCGGCTGACAGAAGAAGAGACACAAAACATTAGATCAACTCCGAACTACAGTTCGATGACTTTACAGAGTCGCCATGTGAGATCAAACTCTGAAACGAAGAACACAATATTAAAGAACAACACAGCACTTTCTCTCTGTTCGCCCCAAATGAACAGGAGGTTTAGCAACAGGCCTGATTTGCTGAACGGTGCACCTGGTGAGCGAGTGTTCAGTCCACCACTGTCGGAGCGGCAGTCGTTTCGGCGTGATAGTGCAAGCCCGACCCCAAAGGTTCAAAACCACGTGAGGTTCAAAGATGAAGTTGTGGATGATATTCCAACACCACCATCGCCACCCACGGTAAAGTTCCCGGATTTTCAGGCAGGAAATAATGGGCACGTGTCCATAGAGAACCTGTTGTGCAAGACTGAGGTGGCGGTGGATGGGTTACTGCAGCGGTTACATCAGGTCGCACAGAAGTGCTCGCATCAGCATGCTCACGGCGGCGGCGAAGATATCGATGAAGCTAAGTTTCAG CGTGCTCGCAGCGAGCTGACGTCATGCGCGGTGACGCTGGTGGGCGCATCGCGAGCGCTGGTGGGGGCCCTCGGGGGCTCGCAGGGGGGCACGGCCGCCACTGCACTCGCGGACTGCCTCACGCCGCTCAGGAGACTGTCCGATTTGGCACAG GCTCTCGGCAGGCACACATCAGCGCCGCTACAAACAAGAAACTTGGTCCTTCGAGTCCACGATGTGACTGCAGCCTTCAAAGAGTTAGCCGGAGCTGAAATGGCACAAATTATTCACGAACATAACACGAAGAAGTCACAAGGACCGGGACATGAGACCAATTCTACCCTGGAAGGTCAACTGGCCCTTCGAGCCGAATGCCTTGCGAATGTCCTGGCTACCTTGTTACGAAGTCTCAGAGTATTTTCTCCATAA